The following are encoded in a window of Lactobacillus intestinalis genomic DNA:
- a CDS encoding LacI family DNA-binding transcriptional regulator — MTTIKEIAYESGYSPATVSRLLNNDPNLSITADTKNKILEIANKLGYWKDHQEKRIRPTIALLYRVNNKEQIQDEYFTSLKEALISTVEHESLKMKTYYNIDDLIEHADLFQGFIGVGADEIEQSKLETLHKVLPNGVFVDTNPAPELFDLIRPNLALTVKNAINLFIEKGLQSFGFIGGDGVKHDHIQERDIRAVAFSEYVRSLNKNTHPMFVNGPFSVDNGYKLGKEILKKCKDDLPEAFLVASDTLAVGVLQAFNEENVIVPRDTQILSINNSNIVKYVSPPLSSYDIDQQEMVDMALRMLTSLIIRPDRPHIDVNMNTKLIVRKSFVPKG, encoded by the coding sequence ATGACAACTATCAAAGAAATTGCATATGAATCGGGATACTCGCCAGCAACAGTATCACGACTGTTAAATAATGATCCAAACTTATCAATTACTGCTGATACTAAAAATAAGATTTTGGAGATAGCCAATAAACTTGGTTATTGGAAGGATCACCAAGAGAAGCGAATTCGCCCAACTATTGCGTTGTTATACCGCGTAAATAATAAAGAGCAAATTCAAGATGAATACTTTACTTCTCTTAAAGAGGCTTTGATTTCAACTGTTGAACATGAATCGTTAAAAATGAAGACCTATTACAATATCGATGATTTGATCGAACATGCTGATTTATTTCAAGGTTTTATTGGAGTAGGGGCTGATGAAATCGAGCAATCTAAATTAGAAACTTTGCATAAGGTTTTACCCAATGGAGTGTTTGTTGATACTAATCCAGCCCCTGAATTATTTGATTTGATTCGGCCTAATTTGGCTTTAACTGTCAAAAACGCCATTAATTTATTTATTGAAAAAGGCTTGCAGAGTTTTGGTTTTATTGGTGGAGACGGGGTGAAGCATGATCATATCCAAGAAAGAGACATTCGCGCAGTTGCTTTTTCTGAATATGTTCGATCTTTGAATAAAAATACTCATCCCATGTTTGTAAATGGACCATTTAGTGTTGATAATGGTTACAAACTTGGAAAAGAAATTCTTAAGAAGTGTAAAGATGACTTACCGGAAGCTTTTTTGGTGGCTTCTGATACTTTGGCTGTAGGAGTTTTACAAGCCTTTAACGAAGAAAATGTGATTGTGCCTCGTGACACGCAAATTTTAAGTATTAATAACAGCAATATTGTTAAATATGTTTCTCCGCCACTTTCTTCATATGATATCGATCAACAAGAAATGGTTGATATGGCGCTTAGAATGTTAACATCTTTGATTATTCGACCAGATCGGCCGCATATTGATGTGAATATGAATACTAAACTCATTGTAAGAAAAAGTTTTGTTCCAAAAGGTTAG
- the galE gene encoding UDP-glucose 4-epimerase GalE, whose translation MRVLVIGGAGYIGSHAVKELVKEGNDVVVLDALYTGHRKAVDPKAKFYQGDIEDTFLVSKILRDEKIDAVMHFAAYSLVPESVKKPLKYYDNNVSGMISLLEAMNDANVKYLVFSSSAATYGIPKKLPITEDTPLDPINPYGETKMMMEKIMHWADKADGIKSIALRYFNVAGASSDGSIGEDHAPETHLIPNILKSAISGDGNFTIFGDDYDTKDGTNVRDYVQVEDLIDAHILALKHVMETNKSDVFNLGTAQGYSNLEILEAAKKVTGIDIPYTMGPRRGGDPDSLVADSTKAREVLGWKPKHENVEDVISTAWNWHQGHPKGYEDK comes from the coding sequence ATGCGAGTTTTAGTTATCGGCGGAGCGGGCTATATTGGCTCTCACGCTGTTAAAGAATTAGTTAAAGAAGGCAACGATGTTGTTGTTTTAGATGCTTTGTACACCGGCCACAGAAAGGCTGTTGATCCTAAGGCTAAGTTTTACCAAGGCGATATTGAAGACACTTTTTTGGTAAGCAAGATTTTGCGCGATGAAAAAATTGACGCTGTTATGCACTTTGCAGCTTATTCATTAGTTCCAGAATCTGTCAAGAAGCCACTCAAGTACTACGACAACAATGTTTCGGGCATGATCTCACTTTTAGAAGCTATGAATGATGCCAATGTTAAATATTTGGTTTTCTCAAGTTCTGCAGCTACTTATGGTATTCCAAAGAAATTGCCAATTACCGAAGACACACCGCTTGATCCAATCAACCCATACGGCGAAACCAAGATGATGATGGAAAAGATCATGCACTGGGCTGACAAGGCTGACGGTATCAAGTCAATTGCTTTGCGCTACTTCAATGTGGCTGGGGCTTCTAGTGACGGCAGTATTGGCGAAGATCACGCTCCAGAAACTCACTTAATTCCAAACATTTTAAAGAGTGCAATTTCCGGTGATGGCAACTTCACTATCTTCGGTGACGATTACGACACCAAAGACGGTACCAATGTCCGTGACTATGTGCAAGTAGAAGACTTGATTGATGCTCACATTTTAGCTTTAAAGCATGTGATGGAAACTAACAAGTCTGACGTCTTCAACTTGGGGACTGCTCAAGGCTACTCCAACTTGGAAATCCTGGAAGCAGCCAAGAAAGTCACCGGCATTGACATCCCTTATACAATGGGACCAAGACGCGGCGGCGATCCAGATAGTTTGGTAGCCGATTCAACTAAGGCTCGCGAAGTTTTAGGCTGGAAGCCAAAGCACGAAAACGTCGAGGATGTAATTTCCACCGCTTGGAATTGGCACCAAGGCCATCCAAAAGGCTATGAAGACAAATAA
- a CDS encoding Beta-galactosidase C-terminal domain yields MTQNEYGKGNAWYVGTWLDHAGLSHLFDQILEITHIEPLANENNELEITKRITEDGKELYFILNMSNDKRKLPDKFSAYQDLLTGKIASQTLKAWDVEILNK; encoded by the coding sequence ATTACTCAAAATGAATATGGTAAAGGAAATGCCTGGTATGTTGGCACTTGGCTAGATCATGCTGGCTTAAGTCACTTATTTGATCAAATTCTTGAAATAACTCATATTGAACCCCTAGCCAATGAAAATAATGAACTTGAAATCACTAAACGCATTACGGAAGATGGTAAAGAATTATACTTCATTCTTAATATGAGTAATGATAAGCGCAAATTGCCCGATAAATTTAGTGCTTATCAAGATTTATTAACTGGCAAGATAGCTAGTCAAACTTTGAAAGCTTGGGATGTAGAAATCTTAAACAAATAA